GTCATTAACATTACCAAACGATCAATACCAATACCTAATCCTGAGGTAGGAGGCATCCCATATTCTAGTGCACGGATAAAATCATCATCCATGGCCATAGCCTCATCATCACCTCTTGCAGCCAGTTTTAACTGATCTTCAAAACGCTCACGTTGATCAATAGGGTCATTCAACTCCGAATAAGCATTGGCTATTTCTTTACCCATTACAAATAGCTCAAAACGTTCTACCAGACCTTCTTTGCTTCTGTGTTTTTTAGCAAGCGGGGTCATTTCAAGTGGGTAATCTGTAATGTATGTTGGCTGAATCAGGTTGGCTTCAACTTTTTCACTGAAAAGTTCATCAATTAATTTTCCTCTACCCATGGTAGCATCAATTTCAATATTCAGACTTTTGCAGGTCGCTTTAAGTTCCTCTTCTGTCATATTGGATACATCGATGCCGGTATATTTCTGGATCGACTCGTACATGGTCAGTTTTTCGTAAGGACCTTCGAAGTTGATTTCGTGCTCGCCAACTTTTACAACAGATGTTCCATGGATAGCTACTGCAACTTTTTCCAGACATTCCTCTACCATTTCCATCATCCAGATGTAGTCTTTATAGGCTACATAGATTTCCATAGAAGTAAACTCAGGATTATGGGTTCTGTCCATACCTTCATTTCTGAACATCTTTCCAAACTCATAAACACCGTCAAATCCGGCAACGATTAATCTTTTTAAGTATAATTCGTTAGCTATACGCAGATAAAGCGGCATATCCAGCGTATTGTGATGCGTAGCGAAAGGACGTGCGGCAGCACCACCGTGGATAGGCTGAAGAATTGGCGTTTCCACCTCCATCCATCCCTGGTTGTCGAAATAATTACGCATGGTATTGATCACCTTAGAACGGCTTATGAAGATCTGCCTAAAGTCAGGATTTACGGTAAGATCCACATAGCGTTGTCTATAGCGCATTTCCGGATCGGTAAAGCCATCATAAATATTGCCATCCTCATCACGCTTCACAATTGGTAAAGGTTTTAATGATTTAGACAATAAGGTGAGTTCTGTAACGTGAATAGAGATCTCGCCGGTTTGTGTAGTAAATACATAACCTTTAACACCAATAAAATCACCCAGATCCATTAGTTTTTTAAATACAGTATTATATAGCGTTTTATCTTCATCTGGACAAAGGTCATCTCTCTTTAAATAAACCTGTATTCTGCCCGTTGAATCTTGTAGTTCTACAAAGGAAGCACTACCCATAATACGACGGCTCATGATACGGCCTGCAATACTGATGTTCTTATAGGCAGTTTTATCTCGTTCGTAGTTCGCTAATATGTCTGCAGCATTGGCATTGATTTCAAATGCTTCGGCAGGGTAGGGATTGATCCCAAGCTCACGTAATTGGCTTAACGAATTACGGCGCAATACTTCTAGTTCTGATAGTCCTGTACTCATATATTTTTTGTATCTGGCATCAAGCCTGATACCTGATTTTTTTAAAAATTAAAATTAGGCAAAAATAGGGATTTACCTTAGTTCTTTATGTCGATCGGAATAAGAAACGTAAAATATTTTAAACAGCTTAATCTGCATCAACAGCTTCAGTATACATTTCATTAATAGCAATGGCATATTTTGTCTCAATAACCTTCCGCTTCGGCTTTAAGGTTGGTGTAATCTCGCCCTCTTCGAGGCTAAAAGGATTGCGTTTGACCTTAAAGTTTTTAATGCGTTCGAACTTCGCCAATTCATTGGAAAGCTTTCTTATATCCTGACCAATCCAGTTGATGATTTCTTTTTCATCAATAAAAATTTCGGGTTTCAGAAAGAAAGATTCAGGTAAGTTGAATGCTTCCTGCATGTTCTCTTTATTGGGGATGATGATGGCGGTAAGGTATTCACGCTTATCACCAATTAGAAAAACCTGGTCTATTTTAAGACTTTTCATATAAATGCTCTCTACCGGGGTAGGGTAAACATTCTTGCCATAAGCATTTACAATCATGTTTTTCAAGCGATCGGTAATTTGTAGGTTTCCTTTGTAAAAACGTCCGATATCACCAGTATGGAACCAGTTGTTTTTATCAATGGCTTCAGCTGTTTCTGCTGGTTTATTAAAGTAACCTTTCATTACACAATGGCCTCTGACAATGATTTCTCCTTCTTCACACTCAAAATCTTCCTGGAAGGATTGATAAGTTTGAATGCTGATCATTTGCTTGGTTTCTACATGTTGGATGCCAACTTCAATACCTGGAATTATCCTCCCAACTGTACCATATACTTGTCTGTGAAATTCAGTCACAGACATTACCGGCGAAGTTTCAGTTAATCCGAAGCCCTCCAGAATTTTTATTCCCAGGTTGCCGAAGAACTCACCTACATTTTTAGGTAATGCGGCTCCACCCGAGATCATAAACTTTAACCTGCCCCCGGTTTTTTCTTTAATTTTGCTAAATACGAGTTTTTCTGCCAGCACTTTTTTCGCACTGAGTACCATTCCCGGGTTTTTACCCGCTTCTTTAATTCTTCGGTACTCCTGACCTATTTCTAGCGCCCAAAGGAATATTTTGGCTTTTAGGCCACCACTAGCTGTACCGCTTTTAATGGCTTTGTCGTGAATTTTTTCCAGCAATCTCGGAACACAACTCATTACGGTTGGTCTAACCTCTGCCATGTTTTTAGCCAATAGGTCCAGGCTTTGCGCAAAGGCTATTTTACATCCTTGTGCACAGCAAACATGATAGGTTGCGGTACGTTCAAATACATGGGATAAAGGGAGGAAAGACAGAAAAGTTTCTGTTTCGTCAATCACCGGTATTTGCTGTAAACAAACTTTTACATTTTCAACAAAATTGCTGTGCGTTAACATTACGCCCTTTGGAGTTCCGGTAGTTCCGGATGTATAAATTAATGAAGAAATGTCAGCAGGATGCACGGTATTGCGGATTTTACTGATTTCTTCAAGCTGGTCCTGACTTATCTTTCCTGTTGCAGCAAGTACTTCATCAAAGCTGATTATCTGCGCTTTTAGATCTTCTGGTATAGCGACTTTTGTATACTCTGGGAAAGCGGGTATAATATATTCCAGATGCCTGCAATTGTCTGCTACTTTGAGTATCTTTTTATAAAGAAATGTATTCCCTATCAGTATGGCCCGCATACCCGAATCATTTACGATGTACGCAACTTCTTGCTCGGATAGGGTAGGGTAAATAGATACATTGATGGCGCCTATTTGCTGTATTCCCTGATCGTAGTAAACGTATTCAGGGGAGTTTTCTATCATGAGGCCCATTCGGTCACCTTTATGGATGCCCTTAGCCAGGAAGAATGCTGAGACAGCATCGGCACAATCCAGGGTATGTTTATAAGAAATCTCCTCCCATTTTGTGTTTTTTTTGTGGATTAGGAATGTTTCTTCCGGTTTGTGAATGTTTGCCACTACATTTCTCAATAAAGTTGGGATCGTAGAGTGCTCATTAAATAATTCCATTGGTAAAGTTGCTTTGGGTGCTCATAAAAATAGGCCGGTACAGTTTAATCTGTACCGGCCTATGTAAATATAATAATTGTATTTTAAACGGAAAAACTTTCGCCGCAACCACAGGAGCGGCTTGCGTTTGGGTTATTAAAGTTAAATCCTTTTCCGTTTAAACCATCAGAAAAATCAAGCTCAGTTCCTGCCAGATAAAGGAAGGACTTCATGTCTAATGCAATTCTAATGCCTTTGTCTTCAAAAAACTGATCTCCAGGCTTTTCTTCGTCATCAAAGTCGAGGTTGTAGGACAATCCTGAACATCCTCCTCCTTTAACAGATACACGCAAAAAATAGCTAGCATCCATTTGCGACTCTTGCATTAACTGGTCGATTTTGCTTTTTGCTTTATCAGTGATCGTAATCATTTTCTTAGAGATTTATTTGAGATGTCAGATAGGAGACTGGATGTCTCAAATCTCATACCTCACATCTAATTAATGGTGTGATTTGGCCAGTTCAAATGGCTCTAAACCATTTTTAACGCGGTAATCATTGATTGCAGATTTAATTGCGTCTTCTGCTAAAACTGAGCAATGGATTTTTACAGGTGGTAAAGCCAACTCTTCAACAATATCCATATTGTCTATTGCCAAAGCTTCATCTATACTTTTACCTTTTAACCATTCCGTAGCTAATGAAGAAGATGCAATTGCAGAACCACAACCAAATGTTTTAAATTTAGCATCGGTAATTACATTGTTTTCATCAACTTCAATTTGCAGACGCATTACGTCGCCGCACTCAGGTGCGCCAACAAGGCCTGTACCTACTGATTTGCTGTCTTTATTTAAAGTACCAACGTTTCTTGGATTGGTATAGTGTTCTATTACTTTTTCTGAGTATGCCATTTTGTTTTTTCTCTTAAACCTTTATATCAGGGTTAGTATAATATTTATTGATGCACAGATTAGTGTTCTGCCCACTCAATTTTACTTAAATCAATACCTTCTTTAAACATTTCCCAAAGTGGAGAAAGGTCTCTCAGGTGATTTACTGCTTTCTTAGTATTTTCTATTGCGTAATCTATTTCTTCTTCGGTAGTAAAACGACCTAATCCGAAACGGATAGAAGAGTGTGCCAGATCATCTGACAAACCCAGACTTTTCAATACATATGAAGGTTCTAGTGAAGCAGAAGTACAAGCTGAACCTGATGATACTGCTAAATCTTTCATCGCCATCATTAAGCCTTCACCTTCAACGTATTTGAAAGAGATGTTAGCTACATGAGGTAAACGATGTTGGGTGTTACCATTTACATAGCTTTCTTCAAGCTCAGAAAGTGCATTTTCCAGTTTATCTCTTAATGCAGATAAACGTTTAGCTTCTTCATCCATTTCTAAACGGCACAGTTCACAAGCTTTTCCTAAACCTACAATACCAGGTACGTTTAAGGTACCAGAACGCATACCACGCTCGTGACCACCACCATCGATTTGTGCAGTTACTTTAACCCTTGGGTTTTTACGACGTACATACAATACACCAACACCTTTAGGACCATACATTTTATGTGCAGAGAATGCCATTAAGTCAATTCCATCAGCATTTACATCTACAGGTATTTTACCCACAGCCTGTGTCGCATCTGTCATAAACAATGCACCATATTTATGGGCAATAGCGGAGATTTCTTTAATAGGTTGGATAACGCCGATTTCGTTGTTTCCATACATAATCGTAACCAGGATAGTTTGTTCTGTCATGGCAGCTTCCAGCTCCTGAAGATCAATTAATCCATCCTCTTTTACTTTTAGATAAGTAACTTTTGCGCCTAGTTTCTCTAAATGTTTACAGGTATCTAAAACTGCTTTATGTTCAGTTGTAGCGGTAATGATATGATTACCTTTTTCTTGGTACATTTCGAATACACCTTTAATACCCAAGTTGTCAGCCTCTGTAGCTCCTGAAGTGAAGATGATCTCTTTTTCAGTACAGCCAATCAATTTTGCCACTTGTTCGCGGGCATAGTCAACACCTTCTTCAGCAACCCATCCAAATGCATGGTTACGACTTGCAGCGTTACCAAATTTGTTAGTGAAATAGGGCAACATCGCTTCCAGCACTCTTGGATCAAGAGGCGTAGTTGCGTTATTATCTAAATAAATAGGAAGTTCCATTATATATATATATGTTCTTATTAATATACAAAGATACAAAAAAAGATTGCCAACAATTATAAATAATAGCTATGACGGTATAGTTAAAACATGCATTTTTACATTTTTTAAACGTTTAAGACGAATATGAATAGAATAGAACATATAGGGATTGCGGTTAAAGACATGGATGTTTCCTGCTCGCTTTATGAACGTTTACTGGGAGTTTCTTGCTACAAAAAGGAGGAAGTTGCGTCGGAGGGGGTTAATACGGCCTTTTTTAAAACAGGGGTTAATAAGATCGAGTTGCTGACGGCAACGACCACTGATAGCCCTATTGCAAAGTTCCTGGAAAAAAAAGGAGAGGGAATACATCATATTGCTTTTGATGTGGATGATATTGAAGCGGAAATGACTCGTTTAAAGGCAGAGGGCTTTGTGTTGTTAAATGAAGCGCCTAAGTTGGGAGCAGATAATAAATTGGTTTGTTTTGTACATCCTAAAGGAACAAATGGTGTTTTGATAGAGTTGTGTCAGGAGGTTAAAAGTTAAGTTATGGATGATTTTAAATCACTAAGTAAGATCGTAAATACTGATTTTGAGGTGGAGGACATTATTTCAGAGACTTTACTGCGGGAGCGATTGGTTGAAGCTTTTGCTTATTTACTGGATAATGATATTTCAAAAATGATGAATATCCTTTATCGTACGGATGTTAATGAAGAGAAGTTAAAGGGGCTTTTAATCAGTAATTCCAATTTGCCCTCTGCAGAAGTTATTGCTGATGCCTATATCAGTAGACAAAAGGAAAAGGTGGAGACCAGAAAAAAGTATAGCAGATAATTTTTCCACACATACTTGCTATTCAAAAATAAATTGCTGATATTTGCATCCTTAAAAATAAGCGACAAATAAGTATATCATAATATAATATTAACATGAAAAAAGATCTGCATCCATCAAACTATAGATTTGTAGTATTTAAAGATATGTCTAACGAGTATTCTTTTTTAACTAAATCTTGTGTAGATACTAAAGAAACTATCAAATGGGAAGATGGCAACGAGTATCCTTTATATAAATTAGAGATTTCTCACACTTCTCACCCTTTCTATACTGGAAAAATGAAATTGGTTGATACTGCTGGTCGTATCGATAAATTCAAAACACGTTACGCTAAAAAGTAATTATACACAAATAAGAAATTATTTAAAGTCCCGATGCGATTGCTTCGGGACTTTTTTTATTTTTGTAGCTTATGATGATCAATTTATTTGATGACAATGCCTGGCAATCCCTGCGGCCACTATCTTTTACCAGGCCGGTTGCAGATCTTCGCGTAGGAATTTTAACTATAGCCGAAAAATGGCAAAAGTACCTGGCCGCCGAATACGGCTATGTTACTGCTCCATACCTGTCTGTAAAATACCGACCACTTAATGGGGCTGAGTTGTATATCAATGGCTCAATATGTCCGGATGAAGCTTTGCTAGAAGCAATCCTGGAACTTCAAATTGGCGAAGCGCTAAAAAAGAATGATGTGCTTATCGCTTATAAGATAAATGCCACTGAGATACATCATCCAGAAATTCATAAGCAATTGCATACTAAAACCTATCAGGAAACTTTTGTAAGAGTCTTTGTTCCCGAAGATGTATTTAGATCTAACGATGTAGAGCTGAGGAAAGATTTTGCCCTGCTCACTAAGGGGAAAACGACTGCACAATTAAGCGGAACTAATACTTTCTTAGGGGATAATATTTTTGCCGAAGCAGGTGCTGAGGCTGAATGTTCTACGTTTAATAGTTTAAGCGGTCCTATATATATAGGCGAAAATTCACAGGTGTGGGAAGGTAGTCACATCAGAGGCTCTTTTGCACTGTGTAACAATTCGCAGGTTAAAATGGGCGCAAAAATATACGGGCAAACTACCATTGGTCCTTATAGTCGTGTTGGCGGAGAGATTAATAATGCTGTAATCTGGGGCTATTCCTCTAAGGGGCATGAAGGTTATCTGGGTAATTCGGTAATGGGACAGTGGTGTAACATTGGTGCCGATAGCAATAATTCCAATCTGAAAAATAATTATGCTGATGTTAAACTATGGGATTATGAGTCGGAGCGCTTTCGCGAAACCGGTCTGCAATTTTGTGGTTTAATTATGGCTGATCATGGGAAATGTGGGATCAACACCATGTTTAATACAGGGACAGTTGCCGGAGTGAGCGCCAATGTTTTTGGTGATGGCTTTCCAAAACATTTTATTCCTGATTTTGCATGGGGTGGAGCAGGTGGATTTGATGTGTATAACCTTCAAAAGATGTTTGAAACAGCAGAAAAGGTTTATGAACGCAGAAATATGAGGTTTGATCAGGTAGAAAAGGATATCTTATCTGCGATTTTCGAGATGACAAAAAATTATAGGTCCTTTTAAACCTGTAAACCAATCACAAACGCCCAATTAAAATAAAACCTACTAAATAACAATATATAATGAGAAAAAAAATAGTTGCAGGAAATTGGAAAATGAATCTGGATTATACCAATGGTATATCTTTATTTTCAGAAATCGTTAATATGGTAAGAGATGAAAAAAAGGGCGATCAGATCGCAATTATTTGCTCACCATATATTCATTTAAACAGCCTGGCTAAATTAGGTGGTGAAGTTGTTAAGATAGGTGCTCAGAATTGTCACCAAAATGATAGTGGCGCGTTTACAGGAGAGATCTCTGCTGGAATGATCAAGTCTGTTGGTTGCGAATATGTGATCATAGGTCACTCAGAAAGACGCCAGTATTTTGCCGAGAGCAATGAATTGCTCGCTCAGAAAACGGCTAAGGCATTAGAAAATGAACTTATTCCGATTTTCTGTATTGGTGAAACACTTGATGAAAGAAACAATGGGGTTTATTTCGACGTGCTTAAAATTCAGCTTGAACAAGGTGTTTTTGGTTTAAGTGCTACTGATTTTGCAAAAGTTGTAATTGCTTACGAACCTGTATGGGCAATTGGAACCGGACTCACTGCAACGTCAGAGCAGGCTCAGGAAGTCCATGCTTATATCAGAAAAGAGATTGCTGTTAAGTATAATAGTGAAATAGCTGAAAATACAACCATTTTATATGGTGGAAGTTGCAATCCGAAAAATGCTGCGGAGCTTTTTGCTCAGAACGATATAGATGGTGGTTTGATAGGTGGAGCATCACTAAAATCAAGAGATTTTGTAGACATTGTTAAAACTTTTAATTCTTAATGAAGTATATACAGGTAAGTTTCAGTTTTAATGCCATTGAGGAGTATCAGCAGGATCTTTTGATTGCTGAGTTGGCCGATATAGGTTTTAATACTTTCGAAGAGATAGAGAATGGTTTTGTTGCGTTTATAGAGTTCAATACCTATGATGAGGGTAATCTTAAAAATGTGCTGAATCAATATGAGGGAGAATTTCAATGCAGTTATGTAGTTTCAGAAATTGAAGGAAAGAACTGGAATGAGGAATGGGAGAAGAATTTCGAGCCGCTGATTATTGATGATCAGTGTTATGTTCGGGCAACCTTTCATGAAGCTAAGCCGGAATATGCCTACGAAATTGTCATAGACCCAAAAATGGCCTTTGGTACAGGGCATCATCAAACAACTACTATGATGATGCAGTACATCCTTGCAGCTGATGTTAAGGATAAGGAAATTCTTGATATGGGCTGTGGTACCGCGATACTTGCGATACTTGCAGCTAAAAAGGGAGCTTCAAAATTAGTCGCAATAGATAATGATGAAGTTTGTTACGAAAGTAGCATAGAGAACGCAGCTTTAAACGGAATAGATAATCTGGAAGCCATTTGTGGAGGAAAAGAGGTTATCCCTGAAGCACAGTTTGATACCATTCTTGCCAATATCAATAGAAATATTTTGCTTGATCAGATTCCAACCTATGCCAAGGTATTGAAGTCGGAGGGTAGTATTTACTTCAGTGGATTTTATGAATCTCCGGATCTGGAGATGATTAAGCAAGCCTGTGAACCTTTTGGAATTAGATATGTTGATCATAAGAAGATTGGCGAATGGGTAGCAGCTTATTTTAAGAAAGATTAATTGGTAAATAAACAACGTATGCGTATACATTTTATAGCTATAGGCGGAAGTGCTATGCACAATTTGGCGATAGCCTTACACAAAAAAGGATATCAGGTAACCGGCTCAGATGATGTTATTTTCGAGCCATCCAGTAGTAGATTAGCGAGGTATGGTATTTTGCCAAAGGAAATGGGTTGGAATGAAGCTAATATTACAGCAGATTTAGATGCTGTGATTTTGGGGATGCATGCTTTAACAGATAATCCTGAACTATTGAAAGCCCAGCAATTGGGGCTTAAAATTTATTCTTATCCAGAATATATTTATGAGCAGACTAAGGACAAGTTAAGAGTGGTAATAGGCGGAAGTCATGGTAAAACAACCATCACTTCTATGATATTACATGTGCTTAAT
This is a stretch of genomic DNA from Candidatus Pedobacter colombiensis. It encodes these proteins:
- a CDS encoding long-chain fatty acid--CoA ligase; this translates as MELFNEHSTIPTLLRNVVANIHKPEETFLIHKKNTKWEEISYKHTLDCADAVSAFFLAKGIHKGDRMGLMIENSPEYVYYDQGIQQIGAINVSIYPTLSEQEVAYIVNDSGMRAILIGNTFLYKKILKVADNCRHLEYIIPAFPEYTKVAIPEDLKAQIISFDEVLAATGKISQDQLEEISKIRNTVHPADISSLIYTSGTTGTPKGVMLTHSNFVENVKVCLQQIPVIDETETFLSFLPLSHVFERTATYHVCCAQGCKIAFAQSLDLLAKNMAEVRPTVMSCVPRLLEKIHDKAIKSGTASGGLKAKIFLWALEIGQEYRRIKEAGKNPGMVLSAKKVLAEKLVFSKIKEKTGGRLKFMISGGAALPKNVGEFFGNLGIKILEGFGLTETSPVMSVTEFHRQVYGTVGRIIPGIEVGIQHVETKQMISIQTYQSFQEDFECEEGEIIVRGHCVMKGYFNKPAETAEAIDKNNWFHTGDIGRFYKGNLQITDRLKNMIVNAYGKNVYPTPVESIYMKSLKIDQVFLIGDKREYLTAIIIPNKENMQEAFNLPESFFLKPEIFIDEKEIINWIGQDIRKLSNELAKFERIKNFKVKRNPFSLEEGEITPTLKPKRKVIETKYAIAINEMYTEAVDAD
- a CDS encoding IscS subfamily cysteine desulfurase; translated protein: MELPIYLDNNATTPLDPRVLEAMLPYFTNKFGNAASRNHAFGWVAEEGVDYAREQVAKLIGCTEKEIIFTSGATEADNLGIKGVFEMYQEKGNHIITATTEHKAVLDTCKHLEKLGAKVTYLKVKEDGLIDLQELEAAMTEQTILVTIMYGNNEIGVIQPIKEISAIAHKYGALFMTDATQAVGKIPVDVNADGIDLMAFSAHKMYGPKGVGVLYVRRKNPRVKVTAQIDGGGHERGMRSGTLNVPGIVGLGKACELCRLEMDEEAKRLSALRDKLENALSELEESYVNGNTQHRLPHVANISFKYVEGEGLMMAMKDLAVSSGSACTSASLEPSYVLKSLGLSDDLAHSSIRFGLGRFTTEEEIDYAIENTKKAVNHLRDLSPLWEMFKEGIDLSKIEWAEH
- a CDS encoding type B 50S ribosomal protein L31, translating into MKKDLHPSNYRFVVFKDMSNEYSFLTKSCVDTKETIKWEDGNEYPLYKLEISHTSHPFYTGKMKLVDTAGRIDKFKTRYAKK
- a CDS encoding putative sugar nucleotidyl transferase encodes the protein MMINLFDDNAWQSLRPLSFTRPVADLRVGILTIAEKWQKYLAAEYGYVTAPYLSVKYRPLNGAELYINGSICPDEALLEAILELQIGEALKKNDVLIAYKINATEIHHPEIHKQLHTKTYQETFVRVFVPEDVFRSNDVELRKDFALLTKGKTTAQLSGTNTFLGDNIFAEAGAEAECSTFNSLSGPIYIGENSQVWEGSHIRGSFALCNNSQVKMGAKIYGQTTIGPYSRVGGEINNAVIWGYSSKGHEGYLGNSVMGQWCNIGADSNNSNLKNNYADVKLWDYESERFRETGLQFCGLIMADHGKCGINTMFNTGTVAGVSANVFGDGFPKHFIPDFAWGGAGGFDVYNLQKMFETAEKVYERRNMRFDQVEKDILSAIFEMTKNYRSF
- a CDS encoding iron-sulfur cluster assembly accessory protein, coding for MITITDKAKSKIDQLMQESQMDASYFLRVSVKGGGCSGLSYNLDFDDEEKPGDQFFEDKGIRIALDMKSFLYLAGTELDFSDGLNGKGFNFNNPNASRSCGCGESFSV
- the tpiA gene encoding triose-phosphate isomerase, which translates into the protein MRKKIVAGNWKMNLDYTNGISLFSEIVNMVRDEKKGDQIAIICSPYIHLNSLAKLGGEVVKIGAQNCHQNDSGAFTGEISAGMIKSVGCEYVIIGHSERRQYFAESNELLAQKTAKALENELIPIFCIGETLDERNNGVYFDVLKIQLEQGVFGLSATDFAKVVIAYEPVWAIGTGLTATSEQAQEVHAYIRKEIAVKYNSEIAENTTILYGGSCNPKNAAELFAQNDIDGGLIGGASLKSRDFVDIVKTFNS
- the iscU gene encoding Fe-S cluster assembly scaffold IscU, with amino-acid sequence MAYSEKVIEHYTNPRNVGTLNKDSKSVGTGLVGAPECGDVMRLQIEVDENNVITDAKFKTFGCGSAIASSSLATEWLKGKSIDEALAIDNMDIVEELALPPVKIHCSVLAEDAIKSAINDYRVKNGLEPFELAKSHH
- the prmA gene encoding 50S ribosomal protein L11 methyltransferase, with protein sequence MKYIQVSFSFNAIEEYQQDLLIAELADIGFNTFEEIENGFVAFIEFNTYDEGNLKNVLNQYEGEFQCSYVVSEIEGKNWNEEWEKNFEPLIIDDQCYVRATFHEAKPEYAYEIVIDPKMAFGTGHHQTTTMMMQYILAADVKDKEILDMGCGTAILAILAAKKGASKLVAIDNDEVCYESSIENAALNGIDNLEAICGGKEVIPEAQFDTILANINRNILLDQIPTYAKVLKSEGSIYFSGFYESPDLEMIKQACEPFGIRYVDHKKIGEWVAAYFKKD
- the mce gene encoding methylmalonyl-CoA epimerase; this encodes MNRIEHIGIAVKDMDVSCSLYERLLGVSCYKKEEVASEGVNTAFFKTGVNKIELLTATTTDSPIAKFLEKKGEGIHHIAFDVDDIEAEMTRLKAEGFVLLNEAPKLGADNKLVCFVHPKGTNGVLIELCQEVKS
- the lysS gene encoding lysine--tRNA ligase produces the protein MSTGLSELEVLRRNSLSQLRELGINPYPAEAFEINANAADILANYERDKTAYKNISIAGRIMSRRIMGSASFVELQDSTGRIQVYLKRDDLCPDEDKTLYNTVFKKLMDLGDFIGVKGYVFTTQTGEISIHVTELTLLSKSLKPLPIVKRDEDGNIYDGFTDPEMRYRQRYVDLTVNPDFRQIFISRSKVINTMRNYFDNQGWMEVETPILQPIHGGAAARPFATHHNTLDMPLYLRIANELYLKRLIVAGFDGVYEFGKMFRNEGMDRTHNPEFTSMEIYVAYKDYIWMMEMVEECLEKVAVAIHGTSVVKVGEHEINFEGPYEKLTMYESIQKYTGIDVSNMTEEELKATCKSLNIEIDATMGRGKLIDELFSEKVEANLIQPTYITDYPLEMTPLAKKHRSKEGLVERFELFVMGKEIANAYSELNDPIDQRERFEDQLKLAARGDDEAMAMDDDFIRALEYGMPPTSGLGIGIDRLVMLMTNQSTIQEVLFFPQMRPEKKAKVTTDEDFVNAGIPAEWVQVIRKMNINTIEELKAANPNKVFNDLGGMRKKLKLDLSMPSKEEVTAWFS